Proteins from a single region of Nerophis ophidion isolate RoL-2023_Sa linkage group LG10, RoL_Noph_v1.0, whole genome shotgun sequence:
- the znf219 gene encoding zinc finger protein 219 isoform X3: MPPKTPTHAQTHTHDFGHLHAYRTGAHLLQVIEGGVVPSTVQTLDNGITPHTLLRMDSPPDCILSLSCEQPLSPPTLEPSPQGLQSPHPSPQSPDTVPYSPLSPLVIPAVAHHHQEDDELKEQDGDAPPSPTPAVALFPGGEAGHSPFLDSSPPATPSATLLGFGALELALSSGQSGTCNDELDLQLFQKNAITRAAPGVGGSSSVPSLKFPCHVCGKRFRFQSILSLHARAHSLDRHRRASPHYSSMLPSAPLKQHLKVQQRKKNITTNHKKDSNQCMLTANVIHQPEEEDVDGEVKGLEEDLQFEQNQPFLLDDSTDPPSVTTSTPSAPTFRCHACKGKFRTTSELARHVRILHNPYKCTMCPFSASQEASLASHLQECHLSSEGPALPPAFTNGRPVSAPSETLSAQTSASTQVTSPAKVSGSSSLPAFRCETCGQRFTQSWFLKGHMRKHKDSLDHKCQVCGRGFKEPWFLKNHMKVHLNKLGLKAGLGNIDQQAKSSASNPSLNALYSSLLLAQQGGGRAGQGRPDKETRGKMCSSKSAILGYLGLPGEGSGASCMERLQAVAQVAEMGNSVGDMSSEGRETGGNRGLSDPTVSEGREQAAWWQLVARSLAVAQHHQHQRVNQRNKSMIAESDPVRTYVDTMDPREASGAAEGSWECPDCGKVFHSLQQVVAHARVHTQKAQREGDVQSSGSSRGRGGPGEVRQDPQLLSSGDKRQESKGASAVFPSVMPALKGENGAATFLASLPTRERVRGRGIKDCPYCGKAFRSSHHLKVHLRVHTGERPYKCPHCDYAGTQSGSLKYHLQRHHREQRTMSAGSSSTAAINGLPSAKQRRSQLNHSPSGGAPADSPTLRPTQQSWLLGIPDQQDHRKALAALRDVDLETQYRYLSGVMGALYQGGMEGAWIRESPPPKAQKISRRKPLTTNRMVQPSSDKQASSSQAGFEPLDLSRRPSPSLGGVEEEGIFQEESCGDRVTLNQCSECPFRTSSSELMNMHLQVNHTSKSRRKRGSVSSFDDDGASKVIKSRSYPTELDSFGIWRHGEGSSTQTRTPNELAPDDYNDDDDCQESNWALVPQTLSDSRVLQEEGEEEEEGSSLEDSPRQD; this comes from the exons TCTCCGTTGGTCATTCCTGCAGTGGCTCACCACCACCAAGAGGATGATGAGTTAAAAGAGCAGGATGGCGACGCACCGCCATCGCCCACTCCGGCCGTGGCATTATTTCCAGGAGGAGAAGCAGGACACAGTCCATTTTTGGACTCTTCTCCGCCAGCCACACCGTCAGCAACACTCCTCGGGTTTGGAGCCTTAGAGTTGGCTTTGTCTTCAGGCCAGAGCGGAACCTGCAATGATGAACTGGACCTTCAGCTTTTCCAGAAGAATGCCATCACCAGGGCAGCACCCGGAGTCGGAGGTTCTTCATCTGTACCTTCGCTCAAGTTCCCTTGTCACGTGTGTGGGAAAAGATTCCGATTCCAAAGCATTTTGTCTCTACACGCCCGAGCTCACAGCCTGGACAGGCATCGTCGAGCCTCACCACATTACAGCAGCATGCTCCCCTCAGCGCCCCTAAAACAGCACCTAAAGGTCCAACAGCGCAAAAAAAACATAACCACGAACCACAAAAAAGACTCTAACCAGTGCATGCTAACTGCGAATGTCATTCATCAGCCAGAGGAAGAGGATGTTGATGGCGAAGTCAAAGGATTGGAAGAGGACCTTCAGTTTGAACAAAATCAACCTTTCCTGCTGGATGACAGCACAGACCCTCCTTCTGTGACCACATCGACTCCATCAGCACCTACGTTCCGCTGCCATGCCTGCAAAGGAAAATTCAGGACGACTTCAGAGTTGGCACGCCATGTAAGGATTCTCCACAATCCCTACAAATGCACGATGTGTCCTTTCTCCGCCAGTCAGGAAGCTTCCCTGGCATCCCACCTGCAAGAGTGCCACCTTTCCTCTGAAGGGCCTGCTCTTCCGCCAGCATTTACCAATGGCAGGCCCGTCAGTGCACCCTCAGAGACTCTTTCAGCCCAAACCTCGGCTTCGACTCAGGTGACATCACCTGCTAAAGTGTCAGGATCATCCTCACTGCCTGCATTCCGTTGTGAAACTTGTGGACAAAGGTTCACCCAGTCTTGGTTTCTTAAGGGACACATGCGGAAGCACAAGGACTCCTTGGACCATAAGTGCCAGGTTTGTGGCCGTGGCTTTAAGGAACCATGGTTCCTGAAAAATCACATGAAAGTACACCTCAACAAGCTCGGTCTCAAAGCTGGCTTGGGAAACATTGACCAACAGGCTAAAAGCTCTGCCAGTAATCCGTCCCTGAATGCCCTCTACTCCAGCCTCCTTTTGGCTCAGCAAGGGGGTGGCAGGGCTGGCCAAGGTAGACCAGATAAGGAGACCAGAGGCAAAATGTGTTCAAGCAAGTCAGCCATTTTGGGCTACCTCGGCCTTCCTGGAGAAGGCAGCGGAGCCAGCTGCATGGAGAGACTCCAGGCTGTCGCCCAAGTTGCAGAGATGGGAAACAGTGTTGGTGATATGAGCTCAGAAGGAAGAGAGACAGGAGGAAACAGAGGCCTAAGTGATCCCACAGTATCTGAAGGAAGGGAGCAGGCCGCCTGGTGGCAACTAGTGGCTCGCAGCCTGGCTGTGGCTCAGCACCACCAGCATCAACGAGTCAATCAGAGAAACAAGTCAATGATAGCAGAAAGTGACCCAGTCAGAACCTATGTTGACACTATGGATCCCAGAGAAGCGTCTGGAGCAGCAGAGGGCTCATGGGAATGCCCCGACTGCGGAAAGGTCTTCCACAGTCTACAGCAGGTTGTCGCCCATGCTCGTGTTCATACTCAGAAAGCCCAGAGAGAAGGTGATGTGCAGAGCAGTGGCAGCTCCAGAGGGAGAGGAGGCCCTGGTGAAGTCCGGCAGGATCCTCAACTTCTCAGCAGTGGAGATAAGAGGCAAGAATCCAAAGGAGCATCTGCGGTCTTTCCTTCAGTCATGCCAGCCTTGAAAG GAGAGAACGGCGCAGCAACCTTCCTTGCGTCGCTTCCCACCAGAGAACGTGTGCGAGGCAGAGGGATTAAAGATTGCCCCTACTGCGGTAAAGCCTTCCGCTCATCCCATCACCTCAAAGTGCACCTCAGAGTTCACACAG GTGAGAGACCCTACAAATGCCCCCACTGCGACTACGCTGGTACCCAGTCTGGCTCGCTCAAGTATCACCTCCAGCGGCACCACAGGGAGCAGCGTACCATGTCGGCAGGCTCCTCCAGTACTGCCGCTATCAACGGTCTGCCTTCTGCTAAGCAGCGTCGCTCTCAACTCAATCACAGCCCCTCTGGCGGCGCTCCAGCTGACAGTCCTACCTTGAGGCCGACACAACAGTCTTGGCTGCTCGGTATTCCAGACCAGCAGGACCACCGTAAGGCCTTGGCAGCTCTAAGGGATGTCGACCTGGAGACGCAGTACCGCTATCTGTCAGGAGTAATGGGGGCGCTTTACCAAGGTGGTATGGAAGGAGCTTGGATCAGGGAGTCCCCCCCTCCAAAAGCCCAGAAGATATCTCGCAGGAAGCCCCTTACCACCAACCGTATGGTGCAACCATCCAGCGACAAACAAGCATCTTCCAGTCAAGCTGGTTTTGAACCTCTAGATCTGTCCCGCCGTCCCTCACCAAGCCTCGGAGGGGTGGAAGAAGAGGGAATCTTTCAAGAGGAAAGTTGTGGTGACCGCGTTACATTAAACCAGTGTTCCGAATGTCCATTTCGGACATCCTCCTCTGAGCTCATGAATATGCACCTGCAGGTCAACCACACCAGTAAATCCAGACGCAAGAGAGGCTCTGTATCCTCCTTCGACGATGATGGCGCTTCTAAAGTGATCAAATCCCGCTCCTATCCCACTGAGCTCGACTCCTTTGGGATTTGGAGGCATGGAGAAGGGTCCTCTACTCAGACCAGAACCCCCAATGAGCTTGCTCCTGATgattataatgatgatgatgattgccAAGAATCCAATTGGGCTTTGGTACCCCAAACTTTGAGTGACAGTCGGGTCCTCCAAGAGGAaggggaggaggaagaagagggtAGCAGTCTTGAGGATTCCCCAAGACAGGATTAG
- the znf219 gene encoding zinc finger protein 219 isoform X5: MTCRVINLLAASRVIEGGVVPSTVQTLDNGITPHTLLRMDSPPDCILSLSCEQPLSPPTLEPSPQGLQSPHPSPQSPDTVPYSPLSPLVIPAVAHHHQEDDELKEQDGDAPPSPTPAVALFPGGEAGHSPFLDSSPPATPSATLLGFGALELALSSGQSGTCNDELDLQLFQKNAITRAAPGVGGSSSVPSLKFPCHVCGKRFRFQSILSLHARAHSLDRHRRASPHYSSMLPSAPLKQHLKVQQRKKNITTNHKKDSNQCMLTANVIHQPEEEDVDGEVKGLEEDLQFEQNQPFLLDDSTDPPSVTTSTPSAPTFRCHACKGKFRTTSELARHVRILHNPYKCTMCPFSASQEASLASHLQECHLSSEGPALPPAFTNGRPVSAPSETLSAQTSASTQVTSPAKVSGSSSLPAFRCETCGQRFTQSWFLKGHMRKHKDSLDHKCQVCGRGFKEPWFLKNHMKVHLNKLGLKAGLGNIDQQAKSSASNPSLNALYSSLLLAQQGGGRAGQGRPDKETRGKMCSSKSAILGYLGLPGEGSGASCMERLQAVAQVAEMGNSVGDMSSEGRETGGNRGLSDPTVSEGREQAAWWQLVARSLAVAQHHQHQRVNQRNKSMIAESDPVRTYVDTMDPREASGAAEGSWECPDCGKVFHSLQQVVAHARVHTQKAQREGDVQSSGSSRGRGGPGEVRQDPQLLSSGDKRQESKGASAVFPSVMPALKGENGAATFLASLPTRERVRGRGIKDCPYCGKAFRSSHHLKVHLRVHTGERPYKCPHCDYAGTQSGSLKYHLQRHHREQRTMSAGSSSTAAINGLPSAKQRRSQLNHSPSGGAPADSPTLRPTQQSWLLGIPDQQDHRKALAALRDVDLETQYRYLSGVMGALYQGGMEGAWIRESPPPKAQKISRRKPLTTNRMVQPSSDKQASSSQAGFEPLDLSRRPSPSLGGVEEEGIFQEESCGDRVTLNQCSECPFRTSSSELMNMHLQVNHTSKSRRKRGSVSSFDDDGASKVIKSRSYPTELDSFGIWRHGEGSSTQTRTPNELAPDDYNDDDDCQESNWALVPQTLSDSRVLQEEGEEEEEGSSLEDSPRQD; this comes from the exons TCTCCGTTGGTCATTCCTGCAGTGGCTCACCACCACCAAGAGGATGATGAGTTAAAAGAGCAGGATGGCGACGCACCGCCATCGCCCACTCCGGCCGTGGCATTATTTCCAGGAGGAGAAGCAGGACACAGTCCATTTTTGGACTCTTCTCCGCCAGCCACACCGTCAGCAACACTCCTCGGGTTTGGAGCCTTAGAGTTGGCTTTGTCTTCAGGCCAGAGCGGAACCTGCAATGATGAACTGGACCTTCAGCTTTTCCAGAAGAATGCCATCACCAGGGCAGCACCCGGAGTCGGAGGTTCTTCATCTGTACCTTCGCTCAAGTTCCCTTGTCACGTGTGTGGGAAAAGATTCCGATTCCAAAGCATTTTGTCTCTACACGCCCGAGCTCACAGCCTGGACAGGCATCGTCGAGCCTCACCACATTACAGCAGCATGCTCCCCTCAGCGCCCCTAAAACAGCACCTAAAGGTCCAACAGCGCAAAAAAAACATAACCACGAACCACAAAAAAGACTCTAACCAGTGCATGCTAACTGCGAATGTCATTCATCAGCCAGAGGAAGAGGATGTTGATGGCGAAGTCAAAGGATTGGAAGAGGACCTTCAGTTTGAACAAAATCAACCTTTCCTGCTGGATGACAGCACAGACCCTCCTTCTGTGACCACATCGACTCCATCAGCACCTACGTTCCGCTGCCATGCCTGCAAAGGAAAATTCAGGACGACTTCAGAGTTGGCACGCCATGTAAGGATTCTCCACAATCCCTACAAATGCACGATGTGTCCTTTCTCCGCCAGTCAGGAAGCTTCCCTGGCATCCCACCTGCAAGAGTGCCACCTTTCCTCTGAAGGGCCTGCTCTTCCGCCAGCATTTACCAATGGCAGGCCCGTCAGTGCACCCTCAGAGACTCTTTCAGCCCAAACCTCGGCTTCGACTCAGGTGACATCACCTGCTAAAGTGTCAGGATCATCCTCACTGCCTGCATTCCGTTGTGAAACTTGTGGACAAAGGTTCACCCAGTCTTGGTTTCTTAAGGGACACATGCGGAAGCACAAGGACTCCTTGGACCATAAGTGCCAGGTTTGTGGCCGTGGCTTTAAGGAACCATGGTTCCTGAAAAATCACATGAAAGTACACCTCAACAAGCTCGGTCTCAAAGCTGGCTTGGGAAACATTGACCAACAGGCTAAAAGCTCTGCCAGTAATCCGTCCCTGAATGCCCTCTACTCCAGCCTCCTTTTGGCTCAGCAAGGGGGTGGCAGGGCTGGCCAAGGTAGACCAGATAAGGAGACCAGAGGCAAAATGTGTTCAAGCAAGTCAGCCATTTTGGGCTACCTCGGCCTTCCTGGAGAAGGCAGCGGAGCCAGCTGCATGGAGAGACTCCAGGCTGTCGCCCAAGTTGCAGAGATGGGAAACAGTGTTGGTGATATGAGCTCAGAAGGAAGAGAGACAGGAGGAAACAGAGGCCTAAGTGATCCCACAGTATCTGAAGGAAGGGAGCAGGCCGCCTGGTGGCAACTAGTGGCTCGCAGCCTGGCTGTGGCTCAGCACCACCAGCATCAACGAGTCAATCAGAGAAACAAGTCAATGATAGCAGAAAGTGACCCAGTCAGAACCTATGTTGACACTATGGATCCCAGAGAAGCGTCTGGAGCAGCAGAGGGCTCATGGGAATGCCCCGACTGCGGAAAGGTCTTCCACAGTCTACAGCAGGTTGTCGCCCATGCTCGTGTTCATACTCAGAAAGCCCAGAGAGAAGGTGATGTGCAGAGCAGTGGCAGCTCCAGAGGGAGAGGAGGCCCTGGTGAAGTCCGGCAGGATCCTCAACTTCTCAGCAGTGGAGATAAGAGGCAAGAATCCAAAGGAGCATCTGCGGTCTTTCCTTCAGTCATGCCAGCCTTGAAAG GAGAGAACGGCGCAGCAACCTTCCTTGCGTCGCTTCCCACCAGAGAACGTGTGCGAGGCAGAGGGATTAAAGATTGCCCCTACTGCGGTAAAGCCTTCCGCTCATCCCATCACCTCAAAGTGCACCTCAGAGTTCACACAG GTGAGAGACCCTACAAATGCCCCCACTGCGACTACGCTGGTACCCAGTCTGGCTCGCTCAAGTATCACCTCCAGCGGCACCACAGGGAGCAGCGTACCATGTCGGCAGGCTCCTCCAGTACTGCCGCTATCAACGGTCTGCCTTCTGCTAAGCAGCGTCGCTCTCAACTCAATCACAGCCCCTCTGGCGGCGCTCCAGCTGACAGTCCTACCTTGAGGCCGACACAACAGTCTTGGCTGCTCGGTATTCCAGACCAGCAGGACCACCGTAAGGCCTTGGCAGCTCTAAGGGATGTCGACCTGGAGACGCAGTACCGCTATCTGTCAGGAGTAATGGGGGCGCTTTACCAAGGTGGTATGGAAGGAGCTTGGATCAGGGAGTCCCCCCCTCCAAAAGCCCAGAAGATATCTCGCAGGAAGCCCCTTACCACCAACCGTATGGTGCAACCATCCAGCGACAAACAAGCATCTTCCAGTCAAGCTGGTTTTGAACCTCTAGATCTGTCCCGCCGTCCCTCACCAAGCCTCGGAGGGGTGGAAGAAGAGGGAATCTTTCAAGAGGAAAGTTGTGGTGACCGCGTTACATTAAACCAGTGTTCCGAATGTCCATTTCGGACATCCTCCTCTGAGCTCATGAATATGCACCTGCAGGTCAACCACACCAGTAAATCCAGACGCAAGAGAGGCTCTGTATCCTCCTTCGACGATGATGGCGCTTCTAAAGTGATCAAATCCCGCTCCTATCCCACTGAGCTCGACTCCTTTGGGATTTGGAGGCATGGAGAAGGGTCCTCTACTCAGACCAGAACCCCCAATGAGCTTGCTCCTGATgattataatgatgatgatgattgccAAGAATCCAATTGGGCTTTGGTACCCCAAACTTTGAGTGACAGTCGGGTCCTCCAAGAGGAaggggaggaggaagaagagggtAGCAGTCTTGAGGATTCCCCAAGACAGGATTAG
- the znf219 gene encoding zinc finger protein 219 isoform X4: MCKIAQISIERGLRCQVIEGGVVPSTVQTLDNGITPHTLLRMDSPPDCILSLSCEQPLSPPTLEPSPQGLQSPHPSPQSPDTVPYSPLSPLVIPAVAHHHQEDDELKEQDGDAPPSPTPAVALFPGGEAGHSPFLDSSPPATPSATLLGFGALELALSSGQSGTCNDELDLQLFQKNAITRAAPGVGGSSSVPSLKFPCHVCGKRFRFQSILSLHARAHSLDRHRRASPHYSSMLPSAPLKQHLKVQQRKKNITTNHKKDSNQCMLTANVIHQPEEEDVDGEVKGLEEDLQFEQNQPFLLDDSTDPPSVTTSTPSAPTFRCHACKGKFRTTSELARHVRILHNPYKCTMCPFSASQEASLASHLQECHLSSEGPALPPAFTNGRPVSAPSETLSAQTSASTQVTSPAKVSGSSSLPAFRCETCGQRFTQSWFLKGHMRKHKDSLDHKCQVCGRGFKEPWFLKNHMKVHLNKLGLKAGLGNIDQQAKSSASNPSLNALYSSLLLAQQGGGRAGQGRPDKETRGKMCSSKSAILGYLGLPGEGSGASCMERLQAVAQVAEMGNSVGDMSSEGRETGGNRGLSDPTVSEGREQAAWWQLVARSLAVAQHHQHQRVNQRNKSMIAESDPVRTYVDTMDPREASGAAEGSWECPDCGKVFHSLQQVVAHARVHTQKAQREGDVQSSGSSRGRGGPGEVRQDPQLLSSGDKRQESKGASAVFPSVMPALKGENGAATFLASLPTRERVRGRGIKDCPYCGKAFRSSHHLKVHLRVHTGERPYKCPHCDYAGTQSGSLKYHLQRHHREQRTMSAGSSSTAAINGLPSAKQRRSQLNHSPSGGAPADSPTLRPTQQSWLLGIPDQQDHRKALAALRDVDLETQYRYLSGVMGALYQGGMEGAWIRESPPPKAQKISRRKPLTTNRMVQPSSDKQASSSQAGFEPLDLSRRPSPSLGGVEEEGIFQEESCGDRVTLNQCSECPFRTSSSELMNMHLQVNHTSKSRRKRGSVSSFDDDGASKVIKSRSYPTELDSFGIWRHGEGSSTQTRTPNELAPDDYNDDDDCQESNWALVPQTLSDSRVLQEEGEEEEEGSSLEDSPRQD; the protein is encoded by the exons TCTCCGTTGGTCATTCCTGCAGTGGCTCACCACCACCAAGAGGATGATGAGTTAAAAGAGCAGGATGGCGACGCACCGCCATCGCCCACTCCGGCCGTGGCATTATTTCCAGGAGGAGAAGCAGGACACAGTCCATTTTTGGACTCTTCTCCGCCAGCCACACCGTCAGCAACACTCCTCGGGTTTGGAGCCTTAGAGTTGGCTTTGTCTTCAGGCCAGAGCGGAACCTGCAATGATGAACTGGACCTTCAGCTTTTCCAGAAGAATGCCATCACCAGGGCAGCACCCGGAGTCGGAGGTTCTTCATCTGTACCTTCGCTCAAGTTCCCTTGTCACGTGTGTGGGAAAAGATTCCGATTCCAAAGCATTTTGTCTCTACACGCCCGAGCTCACAGCCTGGACAGGCATCGTCGAGCCTCACCACATTACAGCAGCATGCTCCCCTCAGCGCCCCTAAAACAGCACCTAAAGGTCCAACAGCGCAAAAAAAACATAACCACGAACCACAAAAAAGACTCTAACCAGTGCATGCTAACTGCGAATGTCATTCATCAGCCAGAGGAAGAGGATGTTGATGGCGAAGTCAAAGGATTGGAAGAGGACCTTCAGTTTGAACAAAATCAACCTTTCCTGCTGGATGACAGCACAGACCCTCCTTCTGTGACCACATCGACTCCATCAGCACCTACGTTCCGCTGCCATGCCTGCAAAGGAAAATTCAGGACGACTTCAGAGTTGGCACGCCATGTAAGGATTCTCCACAATCCCTACAAATGCACGATGTGTCCTTTCTCCGCCAGTCAGGAAGCTTCCCTGGCATCCCACCTGCAAGAGTGCCACCTTTCCTCTGAAGGGCCTGCTCTTCCGCCAGCATTTACCAATGGCAGGCCCGTCAGTGCACCCTCAGAGACTCTTTCAGCCCAAACCTCGGCTTCGACTCAGGTGACATCACCTGCTAAAGTGTCAGGATCATCCTCACTGCCTGCATTCCGTTGTGAAACTTGTGGACAAAGGTTCACCCAGTCTTGGTTTCTTAAGGGACACATGCGGAAGCACAAGGACTCCTTGGACCATAAGTGCCAGGTTTGTGGCCGTGGCTTTAAGGAACCATGGTTCCTGAAAAATCACATGAAAGTACACCTCAACAAGCTCGGTCTCAAAGCTGGCTTGGGAAACATTGACCAACAGGCTAAAAGCTCTGCCAGTAATCCGTCCCTGAATGCCCTCTACTCCAGCCTCCTTTTGGCTCAGCAAGGGGGTGGCAGGGCTGGCCAAGGTAGACCAGATAAGGAGACCAGAGGCAAAATGTGTTCAAGCAAGTCAGCCATTTTGGGCTACCTCGGCCTTCCTGGAGAAGGCAGCGGAGCCAGCTGCATGGAGAGACTCCAGGCTGTCGCCCAAGTTGCAGAGATGGGAAACAGTGTTGGTGATATGAGCTCAGAAGGAAGAGAGACAGGAGGAAACAGAGGCCTAAGTGATCCCACAGTATCTGAAGGAAGGGAGCAGGCCGCCTGGTGGCAACTAGTGGCTCGCAGCCTGGCTGTGGCTCAGCACCACCAGCATCAACGAGTCAATCAGAGAAACAAGTCAATGATAGCAGAAAGTGACCCAGTCAGAACCTATGTTGACACTATGGATCCCAGAGAAGCGTCTGGAGCAGCAGAGGGCTCATGGGAATGCCCCGACTGCGGAAAGGTCTTCCACAGTCTACAGCAGGTTGTCGCCCATGCTCGTGTTCATACTCAGAAAGCCCAGAGAGAAGGTGATGTGCAGAGCAGTGGCAGCTCCAGAGGGAGAGGAGGCCCTGGTGAAGTCCGGCAGGATCCTCAACTTCTCAGCAGTGGAGATAAGAGGCAAGAATCCAAAGGAGCATCTGCGGTCTTTCCTTCAGTCATGCCAGCCTTGAAAG GAGAGAACGGCGCAGCAACCTTCCTTGCGTCGCTTCCCACCAGAGAACGTGTGCGAGGCAGAGGGATTAAAGATTGCCCCTACTGCGGTAAAGCCTTCCGCTCATCCCATCACCTCAAAGTGCACCTCAGAGTTCACACAG GTGAGAGACCCTACAAATGCCCCCACTGCGACTACGCTGGTACCCAGTCTGGCTCGCTCAAGTATCACCTCCAGCGGCACCACAGGGAGCAGCGTACCATGTCGGCAGGCTCCTCCAGTACTGCCGCTATCAACGGTCTGCCTTCTGCTAAGCAGCGTCGCTCTCAACTCAATCACAGCCCCTCTGGCGGCGCTCCAGCTGACAGTCCTACCTTGAGGCCGACACAACAGTCTTGGCTGCTCGGTATTCCAGACCAGCAGGACCACCGTAAGGCCTTGGCAGCTCTAAGGGATGTCGACCTGGAGACGCAGTACCGCTATCTGTCAGGAGTAATGGGGGCGCTTTACCAAGGTGGTATGGAAGGAGCTTGGATCAGGGAGTCCCCCCCTCCAAAAGCCCAGAAGATATCTCGCAGGAAGCCCCTTACCACCAACCGTATGGTGCAACCATCCAGCGACAAACAAGCATCTTCCAGTCAAGCTGGTTTTGAACCTCTAGATCTGTCCCGCCGTCCCTCACCAAGCCTCGGAGGGGTGGAAGAAGAGGGAATCTTTCAAGAGGAAAGTTGTGGTGACCGCGTTACATTAAACCAGTGTTCCGAATGTCCATTTCGGACATCCTCCTCTGAGCTCATGAATATGCACCTGCAGGTCAACCACACCAGTAAATCCAGACGCAAGAGAGGCTCTGTATCCTCCTTCGACGATGATGGCGCTTCTAAAGTGATCAAATCCCGCTCCTATCCCACTGAGCTCGACTCCTTTGGGATTTGGAGGCATGGAGAAGGGTCCTCTACTCAGACCAGAACCCCCAATGAGCTTGCTCCTGATgattataatgatgatgatgattgccAAGAATCCAATTGGGCTTTGGTACCCCAAACTTTGAGTGACAGTCGGGTCCTCCAAGAGGAaggggaggaggaagaagagggtAGCAGTCTTGAGGATTCCCCAAGACAGGATTAG